The DNA region CTCCTGCACTTTTGTACGTTCATTAAACTGTTTACAAAACTCCATGATATTAACCCCGTGCTGCCCCAATGCGGGCCCTACCGGCGGTGCGGGATTAGCCGCACCTGCGGGTATCTGCAGTTTCGCTACTGTTTTAACCTTTTTCGCCATTTTACAACTACTCCTCCTGTATCTATGTTCTTTCTTAAAACTTTAAACTATACTTTCTCTACCTGCAAAAAATCAAGTTCTACCGGTGTGGGACGCCCGAAGATTGTTACCATAACCTTAAGCTTTGCACGTTCTTCATGCACTTCCTCGACGACACCTACAAAATGCTTAAACGGCCCTTCGTTGATACGTACCGCCTCTCCTTTATCAAACAAGACCGCCGGGCGCGGCTTCTTAGCAACCGCTGATGGTTTAGTAAGTTCTTCAATCTCGCTTGCTTCGGTATCATTCAACGGTACGGGCTCCTTATTTTTTTCAGCACCAAGAAACCCGCTTACTCCCGGAGCATTACGGATAATATTAAATGTCGCGTTATCCATCACAGCTTTTACAAACACGTACCCCGGATAAAACGGGCGTTTACGTATTTGCTTCTTATTTTTCTTGATCTCCATAACATCTTCCGTAGGAACCATGACGCTGACAATCAAATCCTTAACATTTTGCTCGTCCCTTACCTTCTCCAATGCCTGCTTAACCTTTTCTTCGTAGTTTGTTTTGGTATGAACAACATACCATTTCGCATCTGTCGTCATTTTT from Elusimicrobiota bacterium includes:
- the nusG gene encoding transcription termination/antitermination protein NusG; translated protein: MTTDAKWYVVHTKTNYEEKVKQALEKVRDEQNVKDLIVSVMVPTEDVMEIKKNKKQIRKRPFYPGYVFVKAVMDNATFNIIRNAPGVSGFLGAEKNKEPVPLNDTEASEIEELTKPSAVAKKPRPAVLFDKGEAVRINEGPFKHFVGVVEEVHEERAKLKVMVTIFGRPTPVELDFLQVEKV